One window from the genome of Mugil cephalus isolate CIBA_MC_2020 chromosome 23, CIBA_Mcephalus_1.1, whole genome shotgun sequence encodes:
- the LOC125000561 gene encoding neuronal membrane glycoprotein M6-b-like isoform X2 produces the protein MGCFECCIKCLGGVPYASLVATILCFSGVALFCGCGHVALTGTLTMLENHFSRVTSDHETLTVVIQIFQYIIYGIASFFFVYAIVLLAEGFYTTSTIKKELQSDFKTTVCGRCITAFFMFLTYILALAFFAIFGFTAIPVFLFFNMWNTCAAMKAPDANITSPDSICVDVRQYGVIPWNATPGKACGATLGDICNTNEFYLSYHLYIVALAGAGATLIALVHYLMILAANWAYLKSAVSTHEYQDIKTKDDQDLEAEARSKDGQNSSSYS, from the exons GATGCTTCGAGTGCTGCATCAAGTGTCTGGGCGGGGTGCCCTACGCCTCGCTGGTGGCCACCATCCTCTGCTTCTCAGGTGTGGCTCTGTTTTGTGGCTGCGGCCACGTGGCGCTGACTGGGACCCTGACCATGCTAGAGAACCACTTCTCTAGGGTCACCAGCGACCACGAAACCCTCACCGTGGT aaTCCAGATCTTTCAGTACATCATCTATGGAAttgcttccttcttctttgtctACGCTATTGTCCTGTTGGCTGAGGGTTTCTACACCACCAGCACCATCAAGAAGGAGCTGCAGAGCGACTTCAAGACCACCGTCTGTGGACGCTGCATCACTGCCTTC TTCATGTTCCTGACCTACATCCTCGCTCTGGCCTTCTTTGCCATCTTCGGCTTCACGGCGATCCCCGTTTTCCTGTTCTTCAACATGTGGAATACCTGTGCTGCCATGAAGGCTCCTGACGCCAACATCACCTCTCCTGATTCCATCTGCGTGGATGTCAGGCAGTATG GTGTAATTCCCTGGAACGCCACACCAGGAAAAGCTTGCGGAGCCACACTGGGCGACATCTGTAACACCAACGAG TTCTACCTGTCGTACCACCTCTACATCGTGGCGTTGGCCGGCGCCGGCGCTACCCTCATCGCATTG GTCCACTACCTGATGATTTTGGCAGCCAACTGGGCCTATCTGAAGAGCGCCGTCTCCACGCACGAGTACCAAGACATCAAGACCAAGGATGACCAGGATCTGGAGGCTGAGGCGCGCTCCAAGGATGGCCAGAACTCCTCCTCCTACTCATAA
- the LOC125000561 gene encoding neuronal membrane glycoprotein M6-b-like isoform X1, which translates to MDGTKPVMESTAEETQDEGQESKGCFECCIKCLGGVPYASLVATILCFSGVALFCGCGHVALTGTLTMLENHFSRVTSDHETLTVVIQIFQYIIYGIASFFFVYAIVLLAEGFYTTSTIKKELQSDFKTTVCGRCITAFFMFLTYILALAFFAIFGFTAIPVFLFFNMWNTCAAMKAPDANITSPDSICVDVRQYGVIPWNATPGKACGATLGDICNTNEFYLSYHLYIVALAGAGATLIALVHYLMILAANWAYLKSAVSTHEYQDIKTKDDQDLEAEARSKDGQNSSSYS; encoded by the exons GATGCTTCGAGTGCTGCATCAAGTGTCTGGGCGGGGTGCCCTACGCCTCGCTGGTGGCCACCATCCTCTGCTTCTCAGGTGTGGCTCTGTTTTGTGGCTGCGGCCACGTGGCGCTGACTGGGACCCTGACCATGCTAGAGAACCACTTCTCTAGGGTCACCAGCGACCACGAAACCCTCACCGTGGT aaTCCAGATCTTTCAGTACATCATCTATGGAAttgcttccttcttctttgtctACGCTATTGTCCTGTTGGCTGAGGGTTTCTACACCACCAGCACCATCAAGAAGGAGCTGCAGAGCGACTTCAAGACCACCGTCTGTGGACGCTGCATCACTGCCTTC TTCATGTTCCTGACCTACATCCTCGCTCTGGCCTTCTTTGCCATCTTCGGCTTCACGGCGATCCCCGTTTTCCTGTTCTTCAACATGTGGAATACCTGTGCTGCCATGAAGGCTCCTGACGCCAACATCACCTCTCCTGATTCCATCTGCGTGGATGTCAGGCAGTATG GTGTAATTCCCTGGAACGCCACACCAGGAAAAGCTTGCGGAGCCACACTGGGCGACATCTGTAACACCAACGAG TTCTACCTGTCGTACCACCTCTACATCGTGGCGTTGGCCGGCGCCGGCGCTACCCTCATCGCATTG GTCCACTACCTGATGATTTTGGCAGCCAACTGGGCCTATCTGAAGAGCGCCGTCTCCACGCACGAGTACCAAGACATCAAGACCAAGGATGACCAGGATCTGGAGGCTGAGGCGCGCTCCAAGGATGGCCAGAACTCCTCCTCCTACTCATAA
- the LOC125000579 gene encoding ras-related protein Rab-9A-like has protein sequence MMSKSALLKVILLGDGGVGKSSLMNRYVTNKFDSHLFHTIGVEFLNKELDVDGQKVVLQIWDTAGQERFRSLRTPFYRGSDCCLLTFSVDDGQSFQNLANWKKEFTYYADVKDPDNFPFVVVGNKLDVPERQVSGEDARQWCRENGGHPYFETSAKDATNVASAFEEAIRRIMALDHRDDHLINTNTVDLQRKSPPESSCC, from the coding sequence ATGATGTCTAAGTCAGCTCTCCTGAAGGTGATCCTTCTGGGTGATGGTGGCGTGGGAAAATCTTCACTCATGAACCGCTATGTCACCAACAAGTTTGACTCGCACCTGTTCCACACCATAGGCGTGGAGTTCCTTAACAAAGAGCTGGACGTAGACGGCCAGAAAGTCGTCCTGCAGATCTGGGACACAGCTGGTCAGGAGCGTTTTCGCAGCCTCCGCACGCCTTTCTACCGAGGCTCCGACTGCTGCCTCCTCACCTTCAGTGTGGATGACGGACAGAGTTTCCAAAACTTGGCCAACTGGAAGAAGGAGTTCACTTACTATGCTGATGTGAAGGACCCCGACAACTTCCCCTTTGTGGTGGTGGGCAACAAACTGGATGTTCCCGAGCGTCAGGTGTCCGGAGAGGACGCTCGGCAGTGGTGTCGCGAAAACGGCGGACACCCTTACTTTGAGACGAGCGCCAAGGATGCAACGAATGTAGCATCAGCCTTTGAGGAGGCAATTCGTCGGATTATGGCTCTGGACCACAGAGATGATCACCTCATTAACACCAATACAGTGGACTTACAGAGGAAGAGTCCCCCTGAGTCCAGCTGCTGTTGA